In Sphingomicrobium sediminis, the genomic window GGTTTGCGCCCGTCTTCGTCGAGGCGGTCTTCCTCGATCAAGGCGGCGCGGCGTTCGAGCAGCGCCTTGCGGGCCTCTTCTTTCGTCATCGCCTAGCTGTAGCGCGCCTGGACGCGAGCGTAAAAATCGCGGTTCCAGCGGCCATGTTCGGGCGGGCCATAGCCACTCGCTTTCCACCCCGAGAATGGGCCGTTCGCTGAGAAAGGCGGCCGCGCGGCATCGTGGCTCACCATGCCATAATGCAGCGCATCGGCGAGCTCGTCTTGCGTCGCCAAGTCGAAACCGAACGTCGCGGCGAGCAAGCCGTAGGGCGTCGCGTTGGCTCGCTCGATCGCTTTGTCCAAATCGCTGTAGGCATCGATCATCGCCACGGGCCCGAACGCTTCGACCTGTTTCAGGTCGGAGGTATCGGGGACATTGGTCAGCAGCGTCGGTGCCATCCAGTTCTCGCCCGCCGGCAGGTCGCGATCGTTCGACACCAGTGTCGCTCCCTCAGCGAGCGCCGAGGCGATCCGTTCGCTTAGCGCCTGGCGCGCGGCGGCGTCGAGCATCGGCCCCATTTCGGTCTTCGCATCCGCTGGGTCGCCGATCACCAGCTGATCGGTCGCGGTAACGAGCGCCTCACGGAAATCATCTTCGATTGCCTTGTCGACGAGGATCCGCCGAAGGGCAGTGCAGCGCTGGCCGGCAAAGCTGAATATGGCTCTGGCAAGGTCGGCGGCGACATCCTCGATCTTGGCGTCAGCACCGACGATCGCGACATTGCTGCCGCCGAGTTCAGCTTGCACCGGAATCGCAGCCTGTGCCGCAGAGGCGATAATTCCATATCCATTAGGTACCGATCCGGTAAACGATATCGCATCTACCTCGGCGCTCGTGATGCGCCGCCCGACATCCGCACCGCCTTCGACGAGTGCCACGAGCGGGGTCAAGTCGCCTAATGTCTCATGCAGCTTTCGCGATAGGCGCGCGGCCTGCGGTGCCGGCTTCCACAGCACTGCATTGCCGAACGCTAGGGCGGGGGCGATCTTGCCGATCGCCAGTGCCAGCGGGTTATTCCACGGCGTGATCGCTGCGATGATGCCGCGCGGTGCGTGGAAGAGTTGCGGCTTGCCGGGTTCGAACGCGGTCAGCGCCTGCTGCGCTGCGGCCTCGAGCAGCGCCATCGCATATCGAAGTTCACCCTCGGCGTCGCGGACCGGCTTGTGCAGCTCTTCGACCATCGAGGCGATGAGTTCTTCGCCAGAGTCCTCTATGCGCTCTTGCCAATTGCTCAGCGTCTGCGATCGCTGGCGTTCGCTGAGGTCCGCGCGCTCGCGCTGAGCGTCGCGCAACTCCTCAAGGGGCAATGGCGGGAGCGTTTCACCGGGCGTTATTGCTTCGTGCCCGACCTGGGCCATGCCGCGGGCATCGAGCCATGCCAGCGCCGCCTTGCCATGCTCAGCCGCGTCGCT contains:
- a CDS encoding aldehyde dehydrogenase family protein, with product MSRALLLIDVQEEFLSREGLEPTRVTFEAALGDTLTKARAVGLPVVHVRTRLGKMPHRAGLSNVEAGQNVPEKLESRDGEPVFWKDAFGGFDAPGLERHLRAEGIRELVLAGLHAHACIRETATQAYARGFKVELLESAIASDAAEHGKAALAWLDARGMAQVGHEAITPGETLPPLPLEELRDAQRERADLSERQRSQTLSNWQERIEDSGEELIASMVEELHKPVRDAEGELRYAMALLEAAAQQALTAFEPGKPQLFHAPRGIIAAITPWNNPLALAIGKIAPALAFGNAVLWKPAPQAARLSRKLHETLGDLTPLVALVEGGADVGRRITSAEVDAISFTGSVPNGYGIIASAAQAAIPVQAELGGSNVAIVGADAKIEDVAADLARAIFSFAGQRCTALRRILVDKAIEDDFREALVTATDQLVIGDPADAKTEMGPMLDAAARQALSERIASALAEGATLVSNDRDLPAGENWMAPTLLTNVPDTSDLKQVEAFGPVAMIDAYSDLDKAIERANATPYGLLAATFGFDLATQDELADALHYGMVSHDAARPPFSANGPFSGWKASGYGPPEHGRWNRDFYARVQARYS